In Marinobacter antarcticus, one genomic interval encodes:
- a CDS encoding acyl-CoA thioesterase yields the protein MFYFELQPRFNDTDALGHISNTTLPVWFEQARTPLFRIFHPTLDVKTWPLIIARVEIDFVAQSYWHLPVEIRTGVGKIGNSSFHAVQEAWQDGKQIARGKAVLINFDYETEKAVPISEEIRKKLAEHLVE from the coding sequence ATGTTTTATTTTGAGCTTCAGCCCCGATTCAACGATACGGATGCGCTGGGTCATATCAGCAATACAACATTACCAGTATGGTTTGAGCAAGCCAGAACGCCGTTGTTCAGAATTTTTCATCCCACGCTGGATGTGAAAACCTGGCCACTTATTATTGCTCGCGTGGAAATAGATTTTGTCGCCCAGAGTTACTGGCACCTGCCGGTTGAAATTCGCACCGGAGTCGGAAAGATAGGAAACAGCTCCTTTCATGCTGTTCAGGAAGCCTGGCAGGATGGAAAGCAGATTGCGCGCGGCAAGGCCGTGTTAATTAATTTTGATTACGAGACAGAAAAGGCGGTGCCTATTTCAGAGGAAATACGCAAA
- a CDS encoding ferredoxin--NADP reductase, whose protein sequence is MSNLIKETVTSVHHWNDTLFSFKTSRDPGFRFKNGHFVMIGLETEGKPLMRAYSIASANYEEELEFFSIKVQDGPLTSRLQKIQVGDEILVSRKPTGTLILDNLLPGKNLWLISTGTGLAPFMSIIKDPEVYDAFDKVILTHGVRYISELAYQREIEELPENEFFGEMVKGKLEYYPTVTREPFRNEGRLTAAMESGKITSDMGLPEFDPENDRFMICGSPSMLKDTCAILNGMGFKEARGGNMGHYVIERAFVEQ, encoded by the coding sequence ATGAGCAACCTGATAAAAGAAACTGTAACCAGCGTACATCACTGGAACGACACCCTGTTCAGCTTCAAGACCAGCCGCGACCCTGGGTTCCGGTTCAAGAACGGTCACTTTGTGATGATTGGTCTGGAAACTGAAGGCAAGCCGTTAATGCGCGCGTACAGTATTGCCAGTGCGAACTATGAAGAGGAGCTGGAGTTCTTCTCTATCAAGGTACAAGACGGCCCGCTTACTTCACGCTTGCAGAAAATTCAGGTGGGGGATGAGATCCTGGTCAGTCGCAAGCCTACCGGCACTCTGATTCTGGATAACCTCCTACCCGGCAAGAATCTGTGGCTGATCAGCACCGGCACCGGCCTCGCACCGTTTATGAGCATCATTAAAGATCCGGAGGTTTACGACGCCTTCGATAAAGTCATCCTGACCCACGGGGTGCGCTATATCTCTGAATTGGCCTATCAGCGCGAGATTGAAGAGCTGCCTGAAAACGAATTCTTCGGTGAGATGGTCAAGGGCAAACTTGAGTACTATCCCACGGTAACCCGCGAGCCCTTCCGCAATGAAGGCAGGCTGACGGCCGCCATGGAAAGCGGCAAGATAACCAGCGATATGGGTCTGCCGGAATTCGACCCGGAAAATGACCGGTTCATGATCTGTGGCAGCCCGAGCATGCTCAAGGATACCTGTGCCATCCTGAATGGCATGGGCTTCAAGGAAGCTCGCGGTGGTAATATGGGGCATTATGTGATCGAACGGGCTTTTGTGGAGCAGTAA
- the miaE gene encoding tRNA-(ms[2]io[6]A)-hydroxylase: protein MNNKTGTTAQALQEIHDFLPCATPQQWIDNALANQDLMLIDHAHCEKKAASTALSLMYRYVDNTNLLNKMSRLAREELRHFEQVLSIITKREVEYCHLTPARYAAGLRAEVRTEDPGRLVDVMVVGAIIEARSCERFAALVPFLDEELADFYNSLLKSEARHYRDYLALAEQANGGSVDARVGEFMAIEKQLILEPDSEFRFHSGPVT, encoded by the coding sequence ATGAACAACAAAACAGGCACCACGGCTCAGGCCTTGCAAGAGATTCACGACTTTCTGCCTTGCGCTACGCCACAGCAGTGGATTGATAACGCGCTGGCCAATCAGGATCTGATGTTGATAGACCACGCCCATTGCGAGAAAAAAGCGGCGTCTACCGCGCTCAGCCTGATGTACCGCTATGTAGATAACACCAATCTGCTTAACAAAATGTCCCGTCTGGCCCGCGAGGAACTGCGTCACTTCGAACAGGTGCTGTCTATTATCACTAAACGCGAAGTGGAATATTGTCACCTTACGCCCGCGCGTTATGCGGCAGGTTTGCGTGCTGAAGTGCGCACTGAAGATCCAGGCCGCCTGGTGGATGTTATGGTGGTGGGTGCCATCATAGAAGCGCGCTCATGTGAACGGTTTGCTGCATTGGTTCCGTTTCTGGATGAGGAATTGGCGGATTTCTATAATAGCCTGCTTAAATCTGAAGCCCGTCATTACCGCGATTATCTCGCTCTGGCCGAACAGGCTAATGGCGGGTCTGTTGATGCCAGAGTGGGGGAGTTTATGGCTATCGAAAAACAGCTGATTCTGGAGCCCGATAGCGAGTTCCGGTTTCACAGCGGGCCAGTTACCTGA
- a CDS encoding LysR substrate-binding domain-containing protein: MKYSFRQLEVFLAAAHFQNITRAAESLAMSQSAASSALKELENQFDIQLFDRVGKRLQLNELGRLYRPKVEAVLAQATELEHAFSKHSEVGELKVGATLTIGNYLAVGVMAQYMNTPTRPRVSLEVANTSTIARRVKDFELDIGLIEGELQSSELEVIPWRGDQLVIFCSPTHPLAAKKKISDEDLRNATWILREQGSGTRQSFERGMHGLLPNLNVLLELEHTEAIKRAVEADLGIGCLSEVVLADAFKRGSLVPLETPENRNFKRQFYFILHKQKYRSAGIDAWIGLCRALT; this comes from the coding sequence ATGAAATACAGTTTCAGACAACTCGAAGTCTTTCTGGCGGCCGCACACTTCCAAAACATTACCCGTGCTGCGGAATCACTGGCCATGTCTCAATCTGCTGCCAGCAGCGCGCTCAAGGAACTGGAAAACCAGTTCGATATCCAGTTATTCGACCGTGTTGGCAAACGCCTGCAACTGAATGAACTCGGGCGACTATACCGGCCCAAGGTGGAAGCTGTTCTTGCTCAGGCAACGGAACTCGAACACGCGTTCAGCAAACATTCCGAAGTAGGCGAGCTGAAAGTCGGAGCCACCTTAACTATAGGTAACTATCTAGCCGTTGGCGTTATGGCCCAATACATGAATACCCCTACCCGGCCCCGGGTCTCGCTGGAAGTGGCCAATACCAGCACCATCGCACGCCGGGTCAAAGATTTCGAACTCGATATCGGCCTTATTGAAGGTGAACTGCAATCTTCAGAGCTTGAGGTTATTCCCTGGCGCGGAGATCAGCTGGTGATATTCTGCTCGCCTACGCACCCACTGGCTGCCAAGAAGAAAATTTCAGATGAAGATCTTCGGAATGCCACCTGGATCCTCAGAGAACAGGGTTCCGGGACACGTCAGAGTTTCGAACGGGGCATGCACGGCCTGCTTCCGAATTTGAACGTACTTCTGGAACTGGAACATACCGAAGCGATAAAACGGGCCGTAGAAGCTGACTTGGGTATAGGGTGCCTGTCAGAAGTCGTTCTTGCCGATGCCTTTAAACGTGGCAGCCTTGTACCTCTGGAAACGCCGGAAAACCGGAACTTTAAGCGGCAGTTCTATTTCATTCTGCACAAGCAGAAGTACCGGAGTGCCGGCATTGATGCCTGGATTGGTCTGTGCCGTGCGCTCACCTGA